From Synechococcus sp. MW101C3, a single genomic window includes:
- a CDS encoding ABC transporter ATP-binding protein codes for MAAIRLGLIWRYLRPHRRVLLGGVLALVVVNLLSVAIPLMVRGIIDDLQDGFAVSYVLRQAGWIVLLASLMGVARLVSRLLVFGVGRQVEASLRQRVFDHMLRQEPGWVQTTGSGEVISRSTSDVENVRRLLGFAVLSLTNTALAYALTLPAMLMIDPLLTLAAVGLYPLMLMVVRLFGGRMMRQQRRQQECLASLSDLIQEDLSGISAIKIYGQEVHEQTAFGERNGRYRDSALALSRTRSTLFPLLEGISSISLLLLLAIGSGQLESGRLSIGNLVALILFVERLVFPTALLGFTLNTFQTGQVSLERVEELLGRRPRVESPADPVPPARERHGAVEARGLTVRYDDAHREALSDVSFRIAPGELVAVVGPVGCGKTTLARALGRMAEVPSGQLFIDGVDVTALSLADLRAQVALVPQEGYLFTATLADNLRYGDPDASFEQVEEAAREARLEGDIRGFPDGYGTLVGERGITLSGGQRQRAALGRALLVDCPLLVLDDALASVDNNTAAAILQSIRAQHGRTIVMISHQLSAAAACDRVLVLEDGRLVQQGHHEDLLALPGTYRRLWERQQAEVQLQLA; via the coding sequence ATGGCCGCCATCCGCCTGGGTCTGATCTGGCGCTACCTGCGCCCCCACCGGCGGGTGCTGCTCGGCGGTGTGCTGGCCCTGGTGGTGGTGAACCTGCTGAGCGTCGCCATCCCGCTGATGGTGCGCGGGATCATCGACGACCTGCAGGACGGCTTCGCCGTGTCCTACGTGCTGAGGCAGGCCGGCTGGATCGTGCTGCTGGCCTCGCTGATGGGGGTGGCGCGCCTCGTTTCACGCCTGCTGGTGTTCGGCGTGGGGCGCCAGGTGGAGGCCAGCCTGCGCCAGCGGGTGTTCGACCACATGCTGCGCCAGGAGCCCGGCTGGGTGCAGACCACCGGCAGCGGCGAGGTGATCAGCCGCTCCACCAGCGATGTGGAGAACGTGCGACGCCTGCTCGGTTTCGCCGTGCTCAGCCTCACCAACACGGCCCTCGCCTACGCGCTCACCCTGCCGGCGATGCTGATGATCGACCCGCTGCTCACCCTGGCGGCGGTGGGTCTGTACCCCTTGATGCTGATGGTGGTGCGTCTGTTCGGCGGCCGCATGATGCGGCAGCAGCGGCGCCAGCAGGAGTGCCTGGCCAGCCTCAGCGACCTGATCCAGGAAGACCTCTCTGGCATCAGCGCCATCAAGATTTACGGCCAGGAGGTGCACGAGCAGACGGCCTTCGGCGAACGCAACGGCCGCTACCGCGACTCGGCCCTGGCCCTCTCCCGCACCCGCAGCACCCTGTTCCCGCTGCTGGAAGGCATCTCCTCGATCAGCCTGCTGCTGCTGCTGGCGATCGGCAGCGGCCAGCTGGAAAGCGGCCGCCTCAGCATCGGCAACCTGGTGGCCCTGATCCTGTTCGTGGAGCGGCTGGTGTTCCCCACCGCCCTGCTCGGCTTCACCCTCAACACCTTCCAGACCGGCCAGGTGAGCCTGGAGCGGGTGGAGGAACTGCTCGGCCGCCGGCCACGGGTGGAATCCCCGGCCGATCCGGTGCCTCCCGCCCGTGAGCGCCATGGGGCTGTCGAGGCGCGTGGTCTCACGGTCCGCTACGACGACGCCCACCGCGAGGCCTTGAGCGACGTGAGCTTCCGCATCGCCCCCGGCGAACTGGTGGCGGTGGTGGGTCCGGTGGGCTGCGGCAAAACCACCCTGGCCCGGGCCTTAGGCCGCATGGCGGAGGTGCCGTCCGGGCAGCTGTTCATCGATGGCGTCGATGTCACGGCTCTGTCGCTGGCCGACCTGCGCGCCCAGGTGGCCCTGGTGCCCCAGGAGGGCTATCTGTTCACCGCCACCCTGGCCGACAACCTCCGCTACGGCGACCCCGACGCCAGCTTCGAGCAGGTGGAGGAAGCGGCCCGCGAGGCGCGGCTGGAAGGCGACATCCGTGGCTTCCCCGATGGCTACGGCACGCTGGTGGGGGAGCGTGGCATCACCTTGAGCGGTGGCCAGCGCCAACGCGCGGCGCTGGGCCGGGCGCTGCTGGTGGATTGCCCCCTGCTCGTGCTTGATGACGCCCTCGCCAGCGTGGACAACAACACGGCGGCGGCGATCCTGCAGTCGATCCGCGCCCAGCACGGCCGCACGATCGTGATGATCAGTCACCAGCTCTCGGCCGCCGCCGCCTGCGACCGCGTGCTGGTGCTGGAGGACGGGCGGCTGGTGCAGCAGGGCCACCACGAGGATCTGCTGGCCCTGCCCGGCACCTACCGCCGCCTCTGGGAGCGGCAGCAGGCGGAGGTTCAGCTCCAGTTGGCCTGA
- the corA gene encoding magnesium/cobalt transporter CorA, translated as MTRLDPGRLRSRRLGERPGQLPSQLFIHGGRAPTRLSVLCFHPSGLEERDGLQFDELNVLLERGLPLWVRVQGMGNQALIRAVLERLGVPEHFQTPLLDLPQRPRVDSSGDMVLAVLHRLSFADTPDRLIGEQVGLLLLPTLLISIEEVPKPSSFPELTHWLSCLDPAPAKEDLDDILHFLIDELLDALFPVLEQLSELLEQLEEAALMRPKPTLLNRAYTARNTLRDIRGQVWPLRHQIMVLLRQNQRLLGPDALHGFQDMEQRVGLIFEACELVRRQCDSVTEAYMASISNRMNQVMKTLTIVSTIFAPLTFIAGIYGMNFVNMPELQWRFGYAAVVMFMLLVAALQSYWLWRRGWFQDWTTGRR; from the coding sequence ATGACCCGACTCGATCCAGGCCGGCTGCGTTCCAGACGCCTGGGCGAACGGCCTGGTCAGCTTCCCAGCCAGTTGTTCATCCATGGCGGCAGGGCGCCGACGCGCCTGTCGGTGCTGTGTTTTCACCCCTCGGGCCTGGAAGAACGGGACGGGCTGCAGTTCGATGAGCTGAACGTGCTGCTGGAGCGCGGCCTGCCCCTGTGGGTGCGAGTGCAGGGCATGGGCAACCAGGCCCTGATCCGCGCGGTGCTCGAGCGGCTCGGTGTGCCGGAGCACTTTCAGACGCCACTGCTGGACCTGCCCCAACGACCACGAGTCGACTCCTCCGGCGACATGGTGCTGGCCGTACTGCACCGCCTCAGCTTCGCTGACACTCCCGACCGCCTGATCGGCGAGCAGGTGGGGCTGCTGCTGCTGCCAACGCTGCTGATCAGCATCGAGGAGGTGCCCAAGCCCAGCTCCTTCCCAGAACTCACGCACTGGCTGTCGTGCCTGGATCCCGCTCCAGCCAAGGAAGATCTCGACGACATCCTCCACTTCCTGATCGACGAGCTGCTGGATGCCTTGTTTCCGGTGTTGGAGCAACTGTCGGAGTTGCTGGAGCAATTGGAGGAAGCGGCGTTGATGCGGCCCAAACCCACACTGCTCAACCGTGCCTACACAGCCCGGAACACCCTGCGTGACATCCGGGGTCAGGTGTGGCCCCTGCGCCACCAGATCATGGTGCTGCTGCGTCAGAACCAGCGCCTGCTCGGACCCGATGCCCTGCATGGCTTCCAGGACATGGAACAACGGGTGGGGCTGATCTTTGAAGCGTGTGAGTTAGTGCGGCGCCAATGCGACTCCGTGACTGAGGCCTACATGGCCAGTATCAGCAACCGCATGAACCAGGTAATGAAAACACTCACCATCGTTTCCACCATCTTTGCTCCGCTCACCTTCATCGCTGGGATCTACGGCATGAACTTTGTCAACATGCCGGAACTCCAGTGGCGTTTTGGCTACGCTGCAGTTGTGATGTTCATGCTGCTGGTGGCTGCCTTGCAGAGCTACTGGCTGTGGCGCCGCGGCTGGTTCCAGGACTGGACAACCGGCCGGCGTTGA
- a CDS encoding DUF1651 domain-containing protein encodes MCGRNELVSRELLPGSSIPLLKRRKEISRDEAIRVWRETRQAGRVGCSPQW; translated from the coding sequence GTGTGCGGGAGAAACGAGCTGGTATCTCGTGAACTATTGCCAGGCTCATCCATCCCGCTCCTGAAACGCCGCAAAGAGATCAGCAGGGATGAGGCGATCAGGGTTTGGAGGGAGACGCGCCAGGCCGGGCGGGTTGGGTGTAGCCCACAGTGGTGA
- a CDS encoding nitric oxide synthase oxygenase, with translation MTCALICADPYHPLSQALALRLGLQPRRADEPLNPSDSRVVMLQTASASPLRCDPGPRPLLEVAPWHLTLPEFRPDAARLRHAFLLSELSHHDDALTLERLLLWPYGRRSIAWLDDQELLDVIDAWIDDPWSGERCLEGPEAFDADEMAAAISSALQNAISSAAGFAALKFETCDRDGDQILDVEELRVTLLHAGVSASEVNWVLNELGKLDGIDAVQFSQGLSHALEEALAEQQASVQVVQLECPAAVSELLLQGWREEAAMALHQASPPTTTPEASSGVIRCKGSTALATWLRSRVIDWIPVEILPALGVLSRRAGRTEGHPALLFSYRLSNGQVALIERTIDFRHVALRWRDGPAGGEEITWSQGDLVRSLTLLEQRIVAVRLRGHWAEFNRVEGLFIKGEPLPHWMVVLFRRSGRFQLEQELPRRPADPICRCAHVSCGRLAELISQESGPSITSLARQTKATTVCGGCIPTIESWLAVGGPMPPGADASTSPLNPPLGPPLQAPSIQPVVASSPRLLPIHDRPAEARAFLQQCYGEQHLGDVLSPRLSEVEEHLQRDGDYHHSYDELAYGARLAWRNSTRCLGRHLWEELDVRDRRNLESEEQMFAAIVEHIEAATNGGQLLSTITVFKPDGRRIWNPQFCRYAGYRQPDGSVLGDPMQLELTEALLAMGWNPGVWTRFDLLPIVIQLPGRQPRYFELPPDLILEVSISHPRYSWFSDLDLRWYALPAVSNLAFDCGGIQYTAAPFNGFYMGTEIGASNLADIDRYNQLPLIAAKLGLDISSERTLWRDRSVVELNVAVLHSFEQAGVRMADHHTLTRSFMDFAASEHQCGRRVEVEPRYVVPPISASLTPTYHADFDGSQILKPNFFLQPDPWRNCGGNTTYGIEPEPSPVCPFHRGS, from the coding sequence TTGACCTGTGCACTGATCTGCGCCGATCCTTATCACCCCCTCAGCCAGGCCCTGGCCCTACGGCTCGGGCTCCAACCGCGCCGCGCCGACGAGCCGCTGAACCCAAGCGACAGCCGGGTGGTCATGCTTCAAACCGCCTCGGCGTCTCCCCTGCGCTGTGATCCAGGCCCACGGCCACTGCTTGAAGTGGCCCCCTGGCATCTCACCCTGCCGGAGTTTCGTCCCGATGCAGCCCGGCTACGGCACGCGTTCCTGTTGTCGGAGCTTAGCCACCACGACGATGCCCTCACCCTGGAGCGGCTGCTGCTCTGGCCCTACGGAAGGAGATCGATCGCCTGGCTGGACGATCAAGAACTCCTGGATGTGATCGATGCCTGGATTGACGATCCTTGGAGTGGCGAGCGCTGCCTAGAAGGACCCGAGGCTTTTGATGCCGACGAGATGGCTGCTGCCATCAGCTCGGCTCTTCAGAATGCCATCAGCAGCGCCGCAGGGTTTGCCGCGCTGAAGTTTGAAACCTGCGACCGCGATGGCGACCAGATCCTCGATGTTGAGGAACTGCGTGTCACACTCCTGCATGCCGGCGTGAGCGCCAGCGAGGTGAACTGGGTCTTGAACGAGCTTGGCAAGCTCGATGGCATTGACGCGGTTCAGTTCAGTCAGGGTCTTAGCCATGCTCTGGAGGAGGCTTTGGCCGAACAGCAGGCCTCTGTTCAGGTCGTACAGCTCGAGTGCCCGGCTGCGGTGAGTGAACTGCTGCTTCAGGGTTGGAGGGAAGAGGCTGCCATGGCTCTCCACCAGGCATCCCCGCCTACTACAACACCGGAGGCTTCCTCCGGCGTGATCCGCTGCAAGGGCAGCACCGCGCTAGCGACCTGGCTGCGCTCCAGGGTGATCGACTGGATTCCGGTGGAGATCCTGCCGGCCCTCGGTGTTCTCAGCCGGCGTGCGGGCCGCACGGAAGGCCACCCCGCTCTGCTGTTTTCTTACCGCCTCAGCAATGGTCAGGTCGCGCTGATCGAGCGCACGATCGATTTTCGCCACGTTGCACTGCGCTGGCGGGATGGCCCTGCCGGTGGTGAGGAGATCACCTGGAGCCAGGGGGATCTCGTGCGCAGCCTCACACTGCTGGAACAGCGGATTGTGGCGGTCCGGCTGCGAGGCCATTGGGCTGAGTTCAACCGCGTCGAGGGGCTTTTCATTAAGGGTGAGCCGCTTCCCCACTGGATGGTGGTGCTGTTTCGCCGGAGCGGCCGGTTCCAGCTTGAGCAGGAGCTGCCCCGCAGACCCGCCGATCCAATCTGCCGCTGCGCTCACGTCAGCTGTGGCCGCCTGGCGGAGTTGATCAGCCAGGAGTCAGGGCCTTCCATCACCAGCCTGGCCCGCCAGACGAAGGCGACCACCGTGTGCGGTGGTTGCATTCCCACGATCGAGAGCTGGCTGGCGGTGGGTGGCCCGATGCCTCCCGGGGCGGACGCCTCGACCTCGCCACTGAACCCGCCACTCGGCCCGCCATTGCAGGCGCCGTCCATACAGCCGGTGGTGGCCTCCAGCCCCAGGCTGCTGCCAATCCACGATCGCCCCGCAGAGGCCAGAGCTTTTCTGCAGCAGTGCTATGGGGAACAGCATCTAGGCGATGTGCTCAGCCCACGCCTCAGCGAGGTGGAGGAACATCTGCAACGTGATGGGGATTATCACCACAGCTATGACGAGCTTGCCTACGGTGCCCGGCTGGCCTGGCGCAACAGCACCCGCTGCCTGGGCCGACACCTCTGGGAAGAGCTTGATGTGCGCGACCGCCGCAACCTTGAAAGCGAGGAACAGATGTTCGCCGCCATTGTTGAACACATTGAGGCGGCCACCAACGGCGGTCAGTTGCTTTCCACGATCACCGTGTTCAAGCCGGATGGGCGTCGCATCTGGAATCCCCAGTTCTGTCGGTATGCCGGATACCGACAGCCCGATGGTTCGGTGCTCGGCGACCCGATGCAATTGGAACTCACCGAGGCCCTGCTGGCCATGGGCTGGAATCCTGGCGTGTGGACCCGCTTCGATCTGTTGCCAATCGTGATTCAGCTTCCGGGCCGGCAGCCGCGCTATTTCGAACTGCCACCGGATCTCATCCTGGAAGTGTCCATCAGCCATCCACGCTACAGCTGGTTCTCTGATCTCGATCTGCGCTGGTATGCCCTGCCTGCGGTGAGCAATCTGGCCTTCGATTGCGGTGGCATCCAGTACACCGCTGCACCCTTTAACGGCTTCTACATGGGCACTGAGATCGGCGCCAGTAACCTTGCCGATATCGATCGTTACAACCAGCTTCCGTTGATCGCAGCAAAACTCGGTCTTGATATCAGCTCCGAGCGCACACTCTGGCGAGACCGATCCGTGGTGGAACTCAATGTGGCGGTGCTCCACTCCTTCGAGCAAGCAGGGGTGCGAATGGCGGATCACCACACCCTCACGCGATCGTTCATGGACTTTGCCGCCAGCGAGCACCAGTGCGGTAGACGCGTGGAGGTGGAGCCTCGCTATGTGGTTCCGCCGATCTCCGCATCACTCACTCCCACCTATCACGCCGACTTCGATGGTTCCCAGATCCTCAAGCCGAACTTCTTCCTCCAGCCCGATCCCTGGCGTAACTGTGGGGGGAATACCACTTACGGCATTGAACCAGAGCCATCACCCGTCTGCCCATTTCACCGTGGCAGCTGA
- the msrA gene encoding peptide-methionine (S)-S-oxide reductase MsrA — MFGLFTTGTSSPKQRIVSATEALPGRATPIPTAERHVVLGTPLQAPLQAHEQEASFGCGCFWGAEKGFWRLPGVVTTAVGYAAGHTPNPTYEEVCSGRTAHTEVVRVVWDTRRVDFADLLKLFWECHDPTQGLAQGNDTGSQYRSAILCTTPEQLTLAEASRRHYQEQLSAAGFPAITTEILIHKPFYFAETHHQQYLARPGSRPYCSARPSGVRLTAFAGGNFLLAPEVWAQYDWSVQHCVLRSSNEPIRL, encoded by the coding sequence TTGTTCGGACTCTTCACGACCGGCACCAGCAGCCCAAAGCAGCGGATCGTTTCCGCCACGGAGGCCCTACCCGGTCGGGCCACGCCGATCCCCACCGCTGAACGCCACGTGGTGCTGGGCACACCGCTGCAGGCACCGCTGCAGGCCCATGAACAGGAAGCCAGCTTCGGCTGCGGCTGTTTCTGGGGCGCGGAAAAGGGCTTCTGGCGCCTGCCCGGCGTGGTCACCACGGCCGTGGGCTACGCCGCCGGCCACACCCCCAACCCCACCTACGAGGAGGTGTGCTCCGGCCGCACCGCCCACACCGAGGTGGTGCGGGTGGTGTGGGACACCCGGCGGGTCGATTTCGCCGATCTGCTCAAGCTCTTCTGGGAATGCCACGACCCCACCCAGGGCCTGGCCCAGGGCAATGACACCGGCAGTCAGTACCGCTCGGCGATTCTCTGCACCACGCCCGAGCAGCTGACGCTGGCCGAGGCCAGCCGCCGCCACTACCAGGAGCAACTCAGCGCCGCCGGCTTCCCGGCGATCACCACCGAGATCCTGATCCACAAGCCCTTCTATTTCGCCGAAACCCACCACCAGCAGTACCTGGCCCGCCCCGGCAGCCGCCCTTACTGCTCCGCCCGTCCCAGCGGTGTACGGCTCACCGCCTTTGCCGGCGGCAACTTCCTGCTGGCGCCCGAGGTCTGGGCGCAGTACGACTGGTCGGTGCAGCACTGCGTGCTGCGCAGCTCCAACGAGCCGATCCGCCTCTGA
- a CDS encoding PstS family phosphate ABC transporter substrate-binding protein, whose amino-acid sequence MALCLLGTLVGGSVALPLAEASAQSAPAKGGLIRVSGSSTVFPITAAAISAFRATKPGANVRFQLLETGTSAGFRDFCAGKVQMSNASRPISTEELKACAARGIKFLELPIAFDALTVAVNPRNTWAKGISTAELSRLWRRSAEGKIMRWNQVNAAWPASPIRLCGPGKDSGTFDYFNKAINGNASDSRRDYTSSEDDAVVVNCIAKDSQALGYVGFGWYASNTNKLRALAVNGRKGLISPSVQNVQDELYTPLSRPLFIYINDSMVRGQDDVRRFVTFYLQRGPQFVKQARFIPLEDDTYRLVETKFYRHVLGTSFGGDLPVGLTISQALARSFSQLRKPVAR is encoded by the coding sequence ATGGCGCTCTGCCTGCTCGGCACATTGGTTGGAGGGTCAGTGGCCCTTCCTCTCGCCGAAGCCTCCGCCCAATCAGCTCCGGCCAAGGGTGGGTTGATTCGGGTCAGTGGCTCCAGCACCGTCTTTCCGATCACAGCTGCAGCGATCAGCGCCTTCCGTGCCACAAAGCCAGGCGCGAATGTGCGCTTTCAGCTGCTGGAGACAGGCACCAGCGCAGGCTTCCGGGATTTCTGTGCCGGCAAGGTGCAGATGAGCAACGCTTCACGGCCGATCAGTACCGAGGAACTCAAGGCCTGCGCTGCACGCGGGATCAAGTTCTTGGAATTGCCGATCGCCTTCGATGCGCTCACCGTGGCGGTGAACCCCCGCAACACCTGGGCGAAAGGGATCAGCACCGCTGAGTTATCCCGCCTGTGGCGACGCAGTGCTGAAGGCAAGATCATGCGCTGGAATCAGGTGAATGCCGCCTGGCCGGCATCCCCGATCCGCCTGTGCGGCCCTGGCAAGGATTCGGGCACCTTCGACTACTTCAACAAGGCGATCAACGGTAACGCCAGCGATTCCCGCCGCGATTACACCAGCAGCGAAGACGACGCGGTGGTGGTGAACTGCATCGCCAAGGATTCCCAAGCCCTCGGCTACGTGGGCTTCGGCTGGTACGCCTCCAATACCAACAAACTTAGAGCACTGGCCGTGAACGGCCGTAAGGGCCTGATCAGCCCATCAGTACAGAATGTGCAGGATGAACTCTACACCCCTCTCTCCAGGCCGTTGTTCATCTACATCAACGACAGCATGGTGCGCGGGCAGGATGATGTGCGTCGTTTCGTCACCTTCTACCTCCAACGGGGGCCCCAGTTCGTCAAGCAGGCTCGCTTCATTCCGCTTGAAGATGACACGTACAGGCTGGTGGAAACCAAGTTCTATCGCCATGTGCTCGGCACCTCCTTCGGTGGAGATCTGCCTGTGGGCCTCACCATCAGCCAGGCCCTGGCGCGCAGCTTCAGCCAGTTGCGCAAACCGGTGGCCCGCTGA
- a CDS encoding DUF3288 family protein, which yields MPSPESQSHPLYGTDRQVVDGLLASDQPGDGQLVDLARLLNRYDGFPGAEDLRADLTKTLAHWGLNREELHRRTRALWEGGYRPGPVAAAEGQAVGSGFDTAAQDTP from the coding sequence ATGCCGTCACCCGAGAGCCAGTCGCATCCTTTGTATGGCACCGATCGCCAGGTGGTGGACGGCCTGCTGGCCAGCGACCAACCCGGCGACGGCCAGCTGGTGGATCTGGCCCGCCTGCTGAACCGCTACGACGGCTTTCCCGGCGCCGAGGATCTGCGCGCCGATCTCACCAAGACCCTGGCCCACTGGGGCCTCAACCGCGAGGAGCTGCACCGCCGCACGCGGGCGTTGTGGGAAGGCGGCTACCGGCCCGGCCCGGTTGCGGCCGCCGAGGGCCAGGCGGTGGGCAGCGGCTTCGACACCGCCGCGCAGGACACGCCCTGA
- a CDS encoding MliC family protein, whose protein sequence is MTTGPAARSAASLLAAGLSATVVVPLMPPVLAMSSPWWEHYEIRESFLCRDQGRLVVERNDAQASLISGGSRATLFRETSPLPGVRYGDDNLRLILRGDELTVERLPQRFSCFRTDQA, encoded by the coding sequence ATGACGACCGGACCCGCTGCCAGATCCGCTGCCAGCCTCCTGGCCGCCGGCCTCAGCGCCACCGTTGTGGTTCCGTTGATGCCGCCGGTTCTGGCGATGAGCTCCCCTTGGTGGGAGCACTACGAGATCCGCGAGAGTTTTCTCTGCCGCGACCAGGGACGCCTCGTGGTGGAGCGCAATGACGCTCAGGCCTCGCTGATCAGCGGTGGTTCCCGCGCCACCTTGTTCCGGGAAACCTCGCCGCTGCCGGGGGTGCGCTACGGCGACGACAACCTGCGGTTGATCCTCAGAGGCGATGAGCTCACCGTGGAGCGGCTGCCGCAGCGCTTCTCCTGCTTCCGCACCGATCAGGCCTGA
- a CDS encoding leucine zipper domain-containing protein, producing MHPHPTIRLTPIDRERLIRQHLDQGRCLAELAAENGISECTTRKWLARFRSDGPAALADQCSIRRSQRRRLDPEQQQQAVELKHQRCSLRRIVRLLLAPISILARAMRRLGLNRLRNLNP from the coding sequence ATGCATCCACACCCCACTATCCGCCTGACACCGATCGATCGTGAACGCCTGATCCGTCAGCATCTCGACCAGGGCCGATGCCTTGCTGAGTTGGCTGCTGAGAACGGCATCAGTGAATGCACCACCCGCAAGTGGCTGGCACGCTTTCGCTCTGATGGACCAGCGGCACTGGCGGATCAATGCAGCATTCGCCGCAGCCAGCGGCGGAGACTCGATCCGGAGCAACAGCAGCAGGCCGTGGAACTCAAACACCAGCGCTGCAGCCTCCGAAGGATCGTCCGGCTGCTGCTGGCGCCGATCAGCATCCTTGCCCGGGCGATGCGGCGCCTGGGGCTGAACCGACTGCGGAACCTCAACCCTTAG
- a CDS encoding DDE-type integrase/transposase/recombinase, giving the protein MADEKGSTTVGFLSRVVAWFNGQGYRYAEAKRYECRRVLSDNGSASKSHGWRKACQAMGLTAKKTRPFTPVTNGKAERLI; this is encoded by the coding sequence TTGGCCGACGAGAAGGGCTCGACCACGGTGGGCTTCTTGAGCCGAGTGGTGGCCTGGTTCAATGGCCAGGGCTACCGCTACGCGGAAGCCAAGCGCTACGAATGCCGACGGGTGCTCAGCGACAACGGCTCGGCCTCCAAGTCCCATGGGTGGCGAAAAGCCTGCCAGGCCATGGGGTTGACAGCCAAGAAGACCAGGCCCTTCACCCCAGTGACCAACGGCAAGGCCGAGCGACTCATCTAG
- a CDS encoding CHAD domain-containing protein — MKSVMDAEINTMKTNRTDRPTTDDESGSSPDERDNTADADGAAVEVQPLSSSGAHAALLIQRQTRRLGKLQPDVLADHDPEPLHQLRVSLRRLRTVLQQFAPALVLPDTISDRRIAKVARHTGLTRDLDVLQQRLHGSLMPLLPAAEQKALRPVLKRLKRERRQAFEGLEEALRSGPYLKLLARLHHWQAQPRFTPLGEQPLRSWLLEWQAAASASLFLHGGWFATDPHEPALHELRKRLKALRYTLEPLEELVGPSLSRWIALLRQAQDHLGELHDLQVLSEGLFDPQRPGQPEISLPGLEAEIAKEQAQQWRNWRELADTLHGAAARQELQATLLDASRQSAA, encoded by the coding sequence ATGAAGAGCGTGATGGATGCCGAGATCAACACCATGAAGACCAACAGGACGGACAGACCCACGACCGACGACGAGTCCGGCAGCTCGCCGGATGAACGTGACAACACCGCCGACGCAGACGGTGCTGCTGTCGAAGTGCAGCCGCTAAGCAGCAGTGGCGCCCATGCCGCCCTGCTGATCCAGCGCCAGACCCGCCGGCTGGGCAAGCTGCAACCGGACGTGCTCGCCGACCACGATCCCGAACCCCTGCATCAGCTGCGGGTGAGCCTCCGGCGCCTGCGCACGGTGCTGCAGCAGTTCGCCCCGGCGCTGGTGCTGCCCGACACGATCAGCGATCGGCGCATTGCCAAGGTGGCGCGCCATACCGGCCTCACCCGCGACCTCGACGTGCTGCAGCAGCGGCTGCACGGCAGCTTGATGCCCCTTTTGCCGGCGGCGGAGCAGAAAGCCCTGCGGCCGGTGCTGAAGCGGTTGAAGCGGGAGCGCCGGCAGGCCTTCGAGGGACTGGAGGAGGCGCTGCGCAGTGGCCCCTACCTGAAGCTGCTGGCACGCCTGCACCATTGGCAGGCCCAGCCGCGCTTCACCCCGCTGGGGGAGCAGCCGCTGCGCAGCTGGCTGCTCGAATGGCAGGCAGCGGCCTCCGCCAGCTTGTTTCTGCATGGCGGCTGGTTCGCCACCGATCCGCACGAGCCGGCCCTGCACGAGCTGCGCAAGCGCCTCAAGGCCCTGCGCTACACCCTCGAGCCTCTCGAAGAGCTGGTGGGGCCGTCTCTGAGCCGCTGGATCGCCCTGCTGCGTCAGGCCCAGGATCACCTGGGCGAACTGCACGACCTGCAGGTGCTCAGCGAGGGGCTGTTCGATCCGCAGCGGCCAGGCCAGCCGGAAATCAGCCTGCCCGGGCTGGAGGCGGAGATCGCCAAGGAGCAGGCGCAGCAGTGGCGAAATTGGCGCGAGCTGGCCGACACGCTCCACGGCGCTGCCGCCCGCCAGGAGCTGCAGGCCACCTTGCTCGACGCCAGCCGCCAGTCCGCCGCCTAG